The following proteins come from a genomic window of Varunaivibrio sulfuroxidans:
- a CDS encoding DUF6502 family protein, giving the protein MRGAASVSSSKGTGPQVQSIEPPKAYVGALKFLLRPLVRGLIAHGMTFPHFCTLLKSVFVDVAGEFTVEGKRLTDSRVSLITGVHRKDVKRLRETPRDAIVRSPYVTIGAQVAGHWTGRAPYLDDAGAPRALPRSGPVSFDSLVESISKDLRSRTLLDEWLRQGMVTLDDGLVRLNTQSFIPNRGFDDLAYYYGRNLHDHIAAATHNLEGGTPPFLERSTYYDGLTPRSVADLEARARAIGMDALVKMNREALHLARKDDGNPDATLRMNFGVYFFKSEKDAPMDKDDKE; this is encoded by the coding sequence ATGCGTGGGGCCGCTTCCGTTTCGTCATCGAAGGGTACGGGTCCTCAAGTGCAGTCGATCGAACCGCCGAAAGCCTATGTTGGCGCTCTGAAATTTTTGCTGCGTCCCTTGGTGCGCGGGTTAATCGCCCATGGGATGACGTTCCCCCATTTTTGCACGCTCCTGAAGTCGGTTTTCGTCGATGTCGCCGGGGAGTTCACGGTCGAGGGGAAGCGCCTGACCGACAGCAGGGTCAGCTTGATCACCGGCGTGCATCGCAAAGACGTGAAGCGCTTGCGAGAGACCCCGCGCGATGCGATCGTCCGATCGCCCTACGTCACGATCGGCGCCCAGGTGGCGGGGCATTGGACGGGCCGGGCCCCTTATCTGGACGACGCCGGCGCGCCTCGGGCGTTGCCGCGCAGCGGTCCGGTTTCGTTCGATTCCTTGGTGGAAAGTATCAGCAAGGATTTACGTTCCCGCACCTTGCTCGATGAATGGCTGCGCCAAGGCATGGTGACGCTCGACGACGGGTTGGTCCGCCTTAACACGCAATCGTTCATTCCCAATCGGGGGTTCGACGATCTGGCGTATTATTACGGACGTAATCTTCACGATCATATCGCCGCCGCCACGCACAACCTGGAAGGCGGGACGCCGCCATTTTTGGAACGGTCTACCTATTATGACGGCTTGACACCCCGGTCGGTGGCCGATTTGGAGGCGCGCGCGCGCGCGATCGGAATGGACGCCCTGGTGAAGATGAACCGCGAGGCGCTTCATCTTGCGCGTAAGGATGACGGAAATCCCGACGCGACCCTGCGGATGAATTTTGGCGTTTACTTTTTCAAAAGCGAAAAGGATGCGCCCATGGACAAGGACGACAAGGAATGA
- a CDS encoding phosphorelay protein has protein sequence MAEDDATLPQIINPPNTLQGKISKGGAGAVDLAALERAEQVIANLAGDYLLWAEDDLVRLEKVFGDLKANPGGSKDKIHEIFQISHDMKGQGGSFNYPLMTAVGDRLCRLVEKWEKAGKKEIEMIGLHVNAMKLIISQRMEGDGGPEGQKLLNGLTLMVNKFSGG, from the coding sequence ATGGCAGAAGATGATGCGACGCTCCCACAAATCATAAATCCACCCAATACCCTACAAGGGAAAATTTCCAAGGGGGGCGCGGGCGCTGTCGATCTGGCGGCGTTGGAACGGGCCGAACAGGTCATCGCAAATCTGGCCGGCGATTACCTCCTGTGGGCGGAAGATGATTTGGTTCGTCTGGAAAAGGTGTTTGGCGATCTCAAGGCGAATCCGGGGGGAAGCAAAGATAAAATCCATGAAATTTTCCAAATTTCCCATGATATGAAAGGCCAAGGCGGGAGTTTTAACTACCCGCTGATGACCGCCGTCGGCGACCGTTTGTGCCGGCTGGTGGAAAAATGGGAAAAAGCCGGCAAGAAGGAAATCGAGATGATCGGTCTGCACGTCAATGCAATGAAATTGATCATCTCTCAACGCATGGAGGGCGACGGCGGGCCCGAAGGGCAAAAATTGCTCAATGGATTGACCTTGATGGTCAATAAATTTTCCGGCGGGTAA
- a CDS encoding winged helix-turn-helix domain-containing protein produces the protein MSSEETLNLQLRLKIRLENGTIGPGKIALLEHVEKEGSISAAGRALGVPFRRAWLLIETLNQALGRPVVQTTQGGRSGGGAKLTPLGARVVALYRGAQAQTDALRVELRESLARALDAPDS, from the coding sequence ATGTCGAGCGAGGAAACGCTAAATCTGCAGCTGCGGCTTAAAATACGTCTTGAAAATGGGACGATTGGGCCAGGCAAGATCGCCCTTTTGGAGCATGTGGAGAAGGAGGGGTCGATTTCCGCCGCCGGGCGGGCGTTGGGTGTGCCGTTCCGCCGTGCGTGGCTTTTGATAGAGACGCTAAACCAAGCCTTAGGGCGGCCCGTCGTGCAGACGACGCAAGGAGGGCGTTCGGGAGGGGGGGCCAAACTCACGCCTCTCGGCGCACGGGTCGTCGCCTTGTATCGCGGCGCGCAGGCGCAAACAGACGCCCTGCGAGTGGAACTGCGTGAATCTTTGGCGCGCGCGCTAGACGCCCCGGATTCGTGA
- a CDS encoding response regulator, producing the protein MAEYDLTRLNFLIVDDNKHMRALVKSILHALGVKNVLEAQDGADAFKELRHFPADMIICDWNMSPLDGLDFVRLVRTGADSPNPFVPIIMLTGHTEMNRVMEARDSGVHEFLAKPISAKKLYSRIRSIIEQPRPFVRAGLYFGPDRRRKTNPNYSGPERRKENQGESSSSQEEPGELSQDEVNALLNG; encoded by the coding sequence ATGGCTGAATACGACCTGACAAGATTGAATTTTCTTATCGTTGATGACAACAAGCATATGCGTGCCCTTGTCAAAAGCATTCTGCACGCTTTGGGGGTGAAGAACGTTCTTGAGGCGCAGGACGGCGCCGATGCATTCAAGGAATTGCGCCATTTTCCCGCGGACATGATTATTTGCGACTGGAACATGTCTCCCCTCGACGGCCTCGACTTCGTGCGCTTGGTGCGTACCGGCGCGGATAGCCCAAATCCCTTTGTCCCCATCATCATGTTGACCGGACACACGGAAATGAACCGGGTGATGGAGGCGCGCGATTCGGGCGTGCACGAATTTCTCGCCAAGCCGATATCGGCGAAGAAATTGTATTCGCGGATCCGTTCAATTATCGAGCAACCCCGTCCCTTTGTTCGCGCCGGGCTGTATTTCGGCCCCGATCGGCGGCGAAAAACAAACCCCAATTACTCGGGACCGGAAAGACGCAAGGAAAACCAGGGCGAATCTTCTTCTTCACAGGAAGAGCCCGGGGAGCTTTCCCAAGATGAGGTGAATGCCCTTTTGAACGGGTAA
- a CDS encoding substrate-binding domain-containing protein: protein MKKTFFGALLALILSAAAIPAGAAERFITVASTTSTQNSGLLDYLLPIFTKKTGIHVHVVAVGTGHAIRIAKNGDADVLLVHHRPSEEKFVAEGYGVRRYGVMYNDFIIVGPKTDPAHIKGCKSAARALKEIAAAKLPFVSRGDNSGTNKKENELWKKADVNVNKASGTWYRSTGSGMGATLNTAASMNAYTLSDRGTWISFKNKADLKILCAGDKALFNPYGVILVNPKKFPQVKAKDGQTFIDWLISPEGQKTIGAYRLHGKLLFTPDANNG, encoded by the coding sequence ATGAAAAAAACTTTTTTCGGAGCGCTACTCGCCCTAATCCTCAGCGCCGCGGCGATCCCGGCCGGGGCCGCCGAGCGCTTCATCACCGTCGCGTCTACGACATCGACGCAAAATTCCGGACTTTTGGATTATCTTCTTCCGATTTTCACTAAAAAAACCGGAATCCATGTACACGTCGTCGCGGTAGGCACAGGACACGCCATCCGCATCGCGAAAAATGGCGATGCCGACGTTTTACTCGTTCACCATCGCCCGTCGGAAGAAAAATTTGTCGCCGAAGGGTATGGTGTCCGGCGTTACGGCGTCATGTATAACGATTTCATCATCGTCGGCCCGAAAACCGACCCCGCCCATATCAAGGGCTGCAAAAGCGCCGCCCGGGCGCTTAAGGAAATCGCCGCCGCCAAACTTCCCTTCGTTTCCCGGGGCGACAACAGCGGAACCAACAAAAAAGAGAACGAGTTGTGGAAAAAAGCCGACGTCAATGTCAATAAGGCTTCGGGGACCTGGTACCGGTCCACGGGTTCGGGCATGGGCGCGACACTCAACACCGCCGCATCCATGAACGCCTATACCTTGAGCGACCGGGGCACCTGGATCAGCTTCAAAAACAAGGCCGACCTGAAAATCTTGTGCGCGGGAGACAAGGCCCTGTTCAACCCCTATGGCGTCATTTTGGTCAATCCGAAAAAATTCCCCCAAGTTAAAGCCAAAGACGGCCAGACTTTCATCGATTGGCTGATCTCGCCGGAAGGCCAGAAAACGATCGGGGCGTACCGCCTGCACGGCAAGCTTTTGTTCACGCCGGACGCCAATAACGGGTAA
- the lipB gene encoding lipoyl(octanoyl) transferase LipB, whose protein sequence is MHKRDQSSSFLPQSAPSPDDAPRAVEWIVAPGLVAYPDAVAAMETRVKAIRDKRCAPAIWLVEHPPLYTAGTSAHRADLLDDGRFPVYAAGRGGQYTYHGPGQRVVYVMMDLKWRASDLRAYVRDLEQWMIDTLAQFSVVGERREGRVGIWVARQNAALPREDKIGAIGVRVRRWVSFHGMALNVAPDLGHFSGIVPCGIREHGVTSLRDLGIDATMADVDAELRRTFTRVFGYRTVDASSLVAPSPPQPAMPASGGNPSP, encoded by the coding sequence ATGCACAAGCGCGATCAGTCATCATCCTTTTTGCCCCAATCGGCCCCATCTCCGGACGACGCGCCGCGCGCGGTCGAATGGATCGTCGCCCCCGGATTGGTCGCCTATCCCGACGCCGTCGCCGCCATGGAAACGCGGGTGAAAGCCATTCGCGACAAGCGCTGCGCCCCCGCGATCTGGCTGGTCGAACACCCGCCGCTGTACACCGCCGGCACCAGCGCCCACCGCGCCGATTTACTCGACGACGGACGTTTCCCGGTCTACGCCGCCGGACGAGGCGGCCAATACACCTATCACGGTCCCGGCCAGCGGGTGGTCTACGTAATGATGGATCTGAAATGGCGCGCCAGCGACCTGCGCGCCTATGTGCGCGACCTGGAACAGTGGATGATCGACACCCTCGCCCAATTTTCCGTCGTCGGCGAACGGCGCGAGGGACGCGTCGGCATTTGGGTCGCGCGCCAAAACGCGGCCCTGCCCCGCGAAGACAAAATCGGGGCGATCGGGGTGCGGGTGCGCCGCTGGGTCAGTTTTCACGGCATGGCCCTGAACGTCGCCCCGGACCTCGGACATTTTTCCGGGATCGTTCCGTGTGGCATTCGCGAACACGGCGTGACGTCGCTGCGGGATTTGGGCATCGACGCCACCATGGCGGACGTCGATGCCGAGTTGCGCCGGACCTTCACCCGCGTTTTTGGTTATCGAACGGTGGACGCCTCCAGCCTCGTCGCCCCATCCCCGCCTCAGCCAGCCATGCCCGCAAGCGGGGGGAACCCATCCCCCTGA
- a CDS encoding iron-containing redox enzyme family protein, which translates to MQTELYSTFMTVYRADDISVVLDTPEKNEVFFTAIERVVHKAFLLNDDAALLSVHRILFEIYFTTIARPSPEISVNQNHPVIARVRHMIEQRWLVSLREKLGSELRRAVHGDDADFIHWVAQLAKDAKLEEHPLFDYLGSNESSLEDFYTFFKFEGLVASTFVDLVALSVVGNGGSALMETASNLFDELGSGDPKQKHTNLYRQLVRLFESNEAQLSDMDIVELSTRLFDWRGYAGFNLFMCFATNRSQYFENIGCLGFAELVDPVVQNLIVSLSLGKGIRAENLNYYSDHGALDVEHGEGWLSNVIAPAVTAYPNIKEKIAFGVLCRLDTSRRYFDSIYERVAGVTPAVLDRAVSGQ; encoded by the coding sequence ATGCAAACTGAACTGTATTCGACCTTTATGACCGTGTACCGGGCGGACGACATTAGCGTCGTGCTGGATACGCCGGAAAAAAACGAGGTGTTTTTCACTGCGATCGAGCGGGTGGTGCATAAGGCCTTTCTGTTGAATGACGATGCGGCGCTTTTGAGCGTGCACCGCATTCTTTTTGAAATATATTTCACCACGATCGCGCGCCCGTCGCCGGAAATCAGCGTCAACCAAAATCATCCGGTGATCGCACGGGTGCGCCATATGATCGAGCAGCGTTGGTTGGTGTCTCTACGGGAAAAATTGGGAAGCGAGTTGCGCCGGGCGGTTCACGGCGACGACGCGGATTTCATCCATTGGGTCGCTCAGTTGGCGAAAGACGCGAAATTGGAAGAACATCCGCTGTTCGATTATTTGGGGTCGAACGAATCGTCTCTGGAAGATTTTTACACCTTCTTCAAGTTTGAAGGGCTTGTCGCCAGCACGTTCGTCGATTTGGTCGCCCTTTCGGTGGTCGGCAACGGGGGCAGCGCCCTCATGGAAACGGCGAGCAATCTTTTCGATGAACTGGGCAGCGGAGATCCGAAACAGAAGCATACCAATTTGTACCGTCAGTTGGTGCGGCTGTTCGAATCCAATGAGGCCCAGTTGTCGGACATGGACATCGTCGAACTGTCCACGCGTCTTTTCGATTGGCGTGGGTATGCCGGGTTCAACCTGTTTATGTGCTTCGCCACCAATCGTTCTCAGTATTTCGAGAATATCGGATGTTTGGGATTCGCCGAACTGGTCGATCCCGTGGTGCAGAATTTGATCGTCAGTCTCAGCCTAGGTAAGGGCATTCGCGCCGAAAACTTGAATTACTACAGCGATCATGGTGCGTTGGACGTGGAGCACGGTGAGGGTTGGTTATCCAATGTCATCGCCCCGGCGGTTACCGCGTACCCCAACATCAAGGAAAAAATAGCCTTTGGCGTGTTGTGTCGATTGGATACGTCGAGGAGGTATTTCGACAGTATTTACGAGCGCGTTGCGGGGGTCACGCCGGCGGTGTTGGACCGCGCCGTCAGCGGACAGTAA
- a CDS encoding SDR family oxidoreductase, which yields MSTILITGANRGIGLEFVKQYLGDGDKVIATCREPSKAQGLSALSGSLDVLSLDVTDIVRIREVARTLRKTAIDVLINNAGVYGPRPAPFGSIDLDDWVETVRINAMAPLKICEAFVEHIGSSKQRKIIAISSKMGSQGDNTSGGSYIYRSSKAALNAVMRSLAVDLEGRKISVAMLHPGWVRTDMGGASAAIDAEQSVRAMREVIAGLTLASSGRFYNYDGTEIPW from the coding sequence ATGAGCACGATTTTAATTACCGGGGCGAACCGGGGGATCGGATTGGAATTCGTCAAGCAGTATCTGGGCGATGGAGATAAGGTCATCGCCACGTGCCGTGAGCCGAGTAAGGCGCAAGGTCTTTCGGCTTTGTCGGGGTCGCTTGACGTTTTGTCCTTGGATGTCACCGATATCGTCCGAATTCGCGAGGTGGCGCGGACCCTTCGCAAAACCGCGATCGATGTGTTGATTAACAATGCCGGTGTTTATGGGCCGCGCCCGGCGCCGTTTGGGTCCATCGACCTGGACGACTGGGTGGAAACCGTGCGCATCAACGCGATGGCGCCCCTGAAGATATGCGAGGCCTTTGTTGAGCACATCGGGTCCTCGAAACAGAGAAAAATCATCGCGATCTCCAGCAAAATGGGCAGCCAAGGCGACAACACGTCCGGTGGATCGTATATTTATCGCTCCAGCAAGGCCGCGCTTAACGCCGTGATGCGCAGTCTCGCCGTCGATCTTGAGGGTCGCAAGATTAGCGTCGCAATGCTTCACCCCGGTTGGGTGCGCACCGATATGGGCGGCGCCAGCGCCGCGATCGACGCCGAGCAGAGCGTCCGCGCCATGCGCGAAGTCATCGCCGGGTTGACCTTGGCGTCGAGTGGGCGGTTTTATAATTATGACGGAACGGAAATTCCCTGGTGA
- a CDS encoding response regulator transcription factor: MTEPGAEMSRSILIVEDDEFVRALIALYLENAGYRVVQVGSGHDMFIALEKAPADLVLLDLNLPDEDGIVLARKLRARSGVPLMILTAREHSGDRIAGLEVGADDYVTKSVAPEEFLLRVRNLLARRAGAGASVPAASRAGKARMPLVFAGWLMDLDGFTLTAPDGRDVALTPGEFALLGALVRQSGRVLSRGQLLDALSGCDDGPSDRMIDAYISRIRKKIERDPKNPEFILTITGVGYKFNPHTQKTPSV; this comes from the coding sequence GTGACTGAACCTGGCGCCGAAATGAGCCGAAGCATCTTGATTGTCGAGGATGATGAATTCGTGCGCGCGCTCATCGCGCTTTATTTGGAAAATGCCGGATATCGGGTTGTCCAGGTTGGTTCCGGACATGACATGTTCATCGCGTTGGAAAAAGCCCCGGCAGATCTCGTTTTGCTGGATTTGAATCTGCCCGATGAGGATGGGATCGTGTTGGCGCGCAAATTGCGCGCGCGTTCCGGTGTGCCCCTGATGATCCTTACGGCGCGCGAGCATAGCGGAGATCGGATCGCCGGGTTGGAGGTGGGGGCCGATGATTATGTCACCAAATCCGTGGCTCCCGAGGAATTTTTATTGCGGGTGCGTAATTTATTAGCGCGCCGGGCGGGCGCGGGAGCTTCCGTGCCGGCGGCTTCGCGCGCAGGGAAGGCGCGCATGCCGTTGGTCTTTGCCGGTTGGTTGATGGACCTGGATGGTTTTACCCTCACCGCGCCGGATGGGCGGGATGTGGCCTTGACGCCAGGGGAATTTGCCCTTCTCGGCGCGCTGGTGCGTCAATCCGGGCGGGTTTTGAGCCGCGGTCAGCTCCTTGATGCGCTCAGCGGGTGCGATGATGGCCCTTCCGATAGAATGATCGACGCATATATCAGCCGGATTCGCAAAAAAATTGAACGTGACCCTAAAAATCCAGAATTTATTCTGACGATTACGGGGGTCGGCTACAAATTCAATCCGCATACCCAAAAAACGCCCTCCGTCTAA
- the mgtE gene encoding magnesium transporter, with product MTQSQHDGPQTPKDDPHHAPGDGSPGAPLHRDDPSSEGGEGQTETALNPSGFSARIASALGDDDRAGVLALFTQMHPADAADVLEQLSFDQRLAVLSIVRDTFDPEILSELDETVRDEVIEQLGLGRVAEAIAELESDDAVYVLEELDEKDQQTVLEAIPDSDRVLIEEGLAYPDDSAGRLMQREVMTVPLFWTVGEAIDFMRTSAETEQWQLPDIFYDIFVVDPKRVPIGRIALSMLLRSKRQLPVADIMSAVMHPISVETDQEDVAHLFRQRDLVSAPVVDAAGRLVGAITIDDVVDVIDEEHEDDILRMGGVREDDLYSATMATTRTRFSWLLINLLTAILASSVIGVFAATIHQIVALAILMPIVASMGGNAGTQTLTVVVRALATKELTSTNTLRQVSKELMVGAVNGVLFAVLMGGVAWAWFASPMIGIVIALAMVVNMIVAGFAGATIPLGLEKMGVDPAIASSVFLTTVTDVVGFLVFLGLGTLFLL from the coding sequence GTGACGCAATCACAGCACGACGGCCCACAAACCCCGAAAGATGACCCACATCATGCTCCCGGCGATGGTTCCCCGGGCGCCCCCCTCCACCGTGACGATCCCTCGTCCGAGGGTGGGGAGGGCCAAACCGAAACGGCCTTGAACCCGTCCGGCTTTTCGGCTCGAATAGCCTCGGCGCTCGGCGATGACGATCGCGCGGGGGTTCTCGCCCTTTTCACGCAGATGCATCCCGCGGACGCGGCCGATGTTCTCGAACAGCTCAGTTTCGATCAGCGCCTCGCCGTGCTCTCGATCGTTCGTGACACGTTCGATCCGGAAATTCTTTCCGAATTGGACGAAACGGTTCGTGATGAAGTTATCGAACAATTGGGGTTGGGGCGTGTCGCCGAAGCGATCGCCGAACTGGAAAGCGACGACGCCGTCTATGTTCTTGAAGAACTGGACGAAAAAGATCAACAAACGGTTCTGGAGGCGATTCCCGACAGCGATCGCGTGCTGATCGAAGAGGGGCTGGCCTACCCCGACGACAGCGCCGGGCGCTTGATGCAGCGCGAGGTAATGACGGTCCCTTTATTCTGGACGGTCGGGGAAGCCATTGATTTCATGCGCACCAGCGCCGAGACGGAACAATGGCAACTGCCCGACATCTTTTACGATATTTTCGTCGTTGATCCGAAGCGTGTCCCGATCGGGCGGATCGCCCTTAGCATGCTGCTGCGTTCGAAACGCCAGCTTCCCGTGGCCGATATCATGTCCGCGGTAATGCATCCGATTTCGGTGGAAACCGATCAGGAAGACGTCGCGCACTTGTTTCGGCAACGCGATCTGGTGTCGGCGCCGGTCGTCGATGCGGCGGGCCGCCTTGTCGGGGCGATTACCATCGACGATGTCGTCGATGTCATCGACGAGGAACACGAGGACGATATTCTGCGCATGGGCGGCGTGCGTGAAGACGATCTGTACAGCGCGACGATGGCGACGACGCGAACGCGGTTTTCATGGTTGTTAATCAATTTGTTGACGGCTATTTTGGCGTCCTCGGTGATCGGCGTTTTCGCGGCGACGATCCACCAGATCGTCGCCCTGGCCATCCTCATGCCGATCGTGGCGTCGATGGGCGGAAATGCCGGGACCCAGACTCTGACCGTCGTCGTGCGCGCCCTGGCGACCAAGGAATTGACGTCCACCAATACCCTGCGCCAGGTTAGCAAGGAACTGATGGTGGGCGCGGTCAACGGGGTGTTGTTCGCAGTCTTGATGGGGGGCGTGGCATGGGCATGGTTCGCCAGTCCCATGATCGGAATCGTGATCGCGTTGGCGATGGTGGTCAACATGATCGTCGCCGGTTTCGCCGGGGCGACCATTCCCCTGGGGTTGGAGAAAATGGGTGTCGATCCGGCGATCGCCTCTAGTGTTTTTTTAACGACGGTGACGGATGTTGTCGGTTTTTTGGTTTTTCTCGGGCTGGGGACGTTGTTCCTCCTGTGA
- a CDS encoding DUF5666 domain-containing protein codes for MRASRYPAILALGILLGACAPSASNRLFSASIEGGIGGTGMEFWRGGIGGTGIVGTITGFGSIVVNGMHVAYDPKMALNTIIEGQTAASLSVGQLVAVEARREGGRLTARAIEVRYQVAGPIDAIDVKASRLRIMGQIVHLPPRIRFDPKLGARPGGIADLRVGEDVMISGLRHGTVIEAGYVAHAPRADFAALLGSVSAVAKNAVIVNGRRVLVGPSGTRLKKGDIVRVVGRLAGGVMRARRIDVQPKTPFGGRVTRLSLEGYVNRQGAPSIDNLPFDSSALRGAELRNGKRVIVFGVVGEGGAGGFKVLRSFDPKAFDGAPGAPTPQAAARAKQEEGSRNTRHKSVFGGASKWGGRNSSGGAASDGGRGGGGSGGSGGSGGSGGSGGSGHSGGMP; via the coding sequence ATGAGAGCCTCGCGATATCCGGCGATTTTGGCGCTCGGCATTCTCTTGGGGGCCTGTGCGCCGAGCGCCTCAAACCGTCTTTTTTCGGCCTCGATCGAGGGGGGGATCGGGGGGACCGGAATGGAATTTTGGCGAGGAGGAATCGGGGGCACCGGCATCGTCGGCACGATTACCGGCTTTGGCAGTATTGTCGTTAACGGAATGCATGTCGCCTATGATCCGAAAATGGCGTTGAACACGATCATCGAGGGTCAAACGGCGGCGAGCCTAAGCGTCGGACAACTGGTGGCGGTCGAGGCGCGCCGGGAGGGGGGGCGTCTGACGGCTCGTGCGATCGAAGTGCGTTACCAAGTCGCCGGCCCTATCGATGCGATTGATGTAAAAGCTTCACGGTTGCGCATCATGGGACAAATCGTGCACCTCCCGCCGCGAATCCGGTTTGATCCGAAGTTGGGCGCGCGCCCTGGGGGGATTGCGGATTTGCGTGTCGGTGAAGACGTGATGATCAGTGGTCTGCGCCATGGGACCGTGATCGAGGCGGGATATGTGGCGCACGCGCCCCGCGCCGATTTCGCCGCCCTCTTGGGTTCCGTTTCAGCGGTCGCCAAAAACGCCGTTATCGTTAATGGTCGGCGCGTTTTGGTCGGCCCGTCGGGGACACGCTTGAAAAAGGGCGATATCGTGCGCGTTGTTGGGCGCTTGGCGGGGGGTGTGATGCGGGCGCGTCGCATCGACGTGCAACCTAAGACACCTTTCGGCGGGCGGGTAACGCGCCTTTCCTTGGAAGGGTACGTCAATCGCCAGGGCGCGCCGTCGATCGACAATCTTCCGTTCGATTCCAGTGCGCTTCGCGGCGCGGAACTGCGAAACGGAAAACGTGTCATCGTTTTCGGCGTTGTCGGAGAAGGCGGCGCAGGCGGCTTTAAAGTTCTGCGCAGTTTCGATCCCAAAGCCTTCGACGGCGCGCCGGGCGCGCCGACTCCGCAGGCCGCGGCGAGGGCGAAACAAGAAGAAGGTTCTCGAAATACGAGGCATAAGTCAGTTTTCGGCGGCGCGTCGAAGTGGGGGGGACGCAATTCCAGTGGGGGCGCGGCGTCGGATGGCGGGCGCGGCGGCGGTGGAAGTGGCGGAAGCGGCGGAAGCGGCGGAAGTGGCGGAAGCGGCGGAAGCGGTCACTCTGGGGGAATGCCCTGA
- a CDS encoding DUF1489 family protein, protein MTQHLLKLAVGVDDNDHLSRIQKERLQKEGVLRHFTRNAPRRREDVLDGGSLYWVIRGVIRARQRLVDIESGLRREDGAPLCAFVLDPKLVRTQPVSFRPFQGWRYLSEEKAPKDLDASMASAQDMPEEMARELRVLGLL, encoded by the coding sequence ATGACGCAGCATCTTTTGAAACTCGCCGTCGGCGTCGATGACAATGACCATCTTTCGCGGATACAAAAGGAACGCCTACAAAAAGAGGGCGTCCTGCGCCATTTCACGCGAAACGCCCCGCGTCGCCGGGAGGACGTTTTGGATGGAGGATCGCTCTACTGGGTCATCCGTGGCGTTATTCGCGCACGTCAGCGCCTCGTCGATATCGAAAGCGGCCTGCGCCGCGAGGATGGCGCGCCGCTGTGCGCCTTCGTGCTTGACCCCAAACTTGTGCGCACGCAGCCCGTTTCCTTCCGCCCGTTCCAAGGGTGGCGCTATTTAAGCGAAGAAAAAGCCCCCAAGGACCTAGATGCGTCCATGGCCTCCGCACAGGATATGCCGGAGGAAATGGCGCGTGAATTGCGGGTGTTGGGGCTCTTGTAG